ACCACTGACCTCATTGGGGGGTGCGGGGGGCAACGCCCCCTGCGGTACGGACCAGTATAAATATTGTATTTTCTGCCAATCTCGGCagttttttttttgtgagaggtttgggaaatcaaagtgcggctagggtttggagagttcttgaagtgattgtatctctcttttcatcatagtggaatttttctctcgtgtcttgcccgtggacgtaggcttttcagccgaaccacgtaaatcctgtgtttgtttttctttctcttctctattttgtgtGATTGTACGAATCTGTGTGTGCCCTATATTTGTGCTTGCTATAACAGGAATTGTGCAACACATGCATGATTGGTGGAATATAGGTGGTGCTTGGATATTGTGTTGCCAAGCCCGCATTAATGGGCCTGAGGAATCTTTCCTGTGCACATAACAAGCACCCGAAAgcatttttgatctaatttttgacatCATTTATGGTGTATATATTACCAAGCCTTTTTAGGACTACAGTGTCTTGTTTTCTTGGACACAAACCTTGATTGGTTAAATATCTGTTTCTGCCTCtccatatggctgacacatttcttcGACAACTCTGATATAGCAAATAGCAATTGATTATTTTGCAAATATTTCATATAAATTTGAGTTTTGTGTCATTTATTTTGTAATGGATGATTTTTTTCCTTTCCCATTTCTTTTAGTTATCTTTTTAATGCTTTAGAAGTGACAGCAAGCTCTACATATTTTGCATTATTCTGTTTCAATTTGTTTGAATGGCAGGCAAGAGTTTCTGGAGCCAGGAGAGAACATTGTTATGATTTCAAAGCTGAAGAAACTTCAGAAGCTATCAAACAAGAAAATACAACTCATTCTCACAGATAAACCCAAATTGATATGTGTAGATCCTTCCAAGATGATGGTTAAAAAGAACATTATTTGGTCTAATAACCCCGCTGGCCTCAGTGTCCAAGTATCAAATTCTTCGCATTTCAAGATATGCACAGTATGTTACTCGGCCAAGCTTGTATCATCATTTTTCTAAGATGCATGTATTCATTCACTGAACTGTGTATCAATTTAATTTACAGCCAAAGAAGGTGATGCCATTTGAAGATGTGAAGCAGCGAGCATGGCAATGGAAGAAGACGATTGAAGGTCTACAGCAGCGCTAGATTCAATTAGTTCGATCTCACTATCCTATGGTACCGCAACAGTTTATTTATGCAAGCTTGCTTCAGAGAGGAGAATTATTAAAGAAAGAGGAGAGCAGCAGTTCCTTCACAGTCCATGCTCAGCAGTCAGCAGCCTCCAATGCTCTAAGGGGGATCCCTTATGCTGGGTCACTTGAAAAAGTACTGATTCATTATCTCCAACAGAATTTTTTAATGTTGATTGCATTGAATCATAGATTATTAGATCTTTGCAGCTAATCTTGTGGCTGGATGAGCGAAATGTTTGTTCAGGGGTccaagagagagacagagagaaaagaaaaaggcgTAGGCTAGTATCTTTGTATTGTTTGAACTTGTTAATGTCTTTTTTCCTTTTATCTTGTTGATgagtttttgttttttgttttgttttttttttttttgtggatctTTGTATTGTTAAGGAAACTGATCTTTTTGTCATGTTATCTCATTATCTTATCACCTTGGCTATACTTATAGTAATCAAGGTAGCAATCATGATGTTTCAGTACTACAGATCAGTGACCAGTGGGGCCGATGGTCCAGGCTATATTAGGATTAGCTAGCTTTGTATAAAAATACATATGATGGCCAGCGACAATGATTTTTGATTACCAGTGGTTCCACAAGTGCTTCCTAGTTGTGGATATAGAAGACAAGTACTAGGTCAAGAAATTCTCCTTCGACTAATGAGCCTGGTTTTCATCTCATTCTAGTAATGCGCCTGGTTTTCATCTCAGCTTGCCTCAGCTGAATTATGGATTTGTGGCAGTAT
Above is a genomic segment from Elaeis guineensis isolate ETL-2024a chromosome 1, EG11, whole genome shotgun sequence containing:
- the LOC140854143 gene encoding 3-phosphoinositide-dependent protein kinase 2-like; its protein translation is MSRLASIDSFDSRWQEFLEPGENIVMISKLKKLQKLSNKKIQLILTDKPKLICVDPSKMMVKKNIIWSNNPAGLSVQVSNSSHFKICTPKKVMPFEDVKQRAWQWKKTIEGLQQR